From the genome of Sphingomonas sp. HMP6, one region includes:
- a CDS encoding diacylglycerol/lipid kinase family protein, with the protein MREIKSAAMIVNAKSRKGQELFEHACAAMKGLPFPVDAHAVRDPKDLDATMDAALARKPDLMILGGGDGTVSGLVDKLVSTDVALAVLPLGTANSFARTLGVPLDIDGAIGVIAGGHFKRIDLGMIDDDYFANGAAIGIAPQIAERIPHDLKKYLGRAGYLGWAAWEFLRFKPFTLIVGEGPTERRIAAVEVRISNGPYHGGTEVNDQASVDNGVIVVQAVTGHVKRRLVKNWAASLLRLDARHETTQEIIGTSLRIRTEPPLPISIDGEVLATTPVTARVAAGIIEVMVPAPEVIA; encoded by the coding sequence ATGCGCGAGATCAAATCCGCCGCGATGATCGTCAATGCCAAATCGCGCAAAGGGCAGGAACTCTTCGAGCACGCCTGCGCCGCAATGAAGGGCCTGCCCTTTCCGGTCGATGCGCATGCGGTGCGCGATCCCAAGGACCTCGATGCGACGATGGATGCGGCGCTCGCCCGGAAGCCCGACCTGATGATCCTGGGCGGCGGCGACGGGACAGTGAGCGGGCTGGTCGATAAGCTCGTTTCGACCGATGTCGCGCTGGCGGTCCTGCCGCTCGGCACCGCGAACAGCTTTGCCCGCACGCTCGGCGTGCCGCTCGATATCGATGGCGCGATCGGCGTGATCGCTGGCGGGCATTTCAAGCGGATCGATCTCGGCATGATCGATGACGATTACTTCGCCAATGGCGCGGCAATCGGCATCGCGCCGCAAATCGCCGAGCGAATTCCGCATGATTTGAAGAAGTATCTTGGGCGCGCCGGCTATCTCGGTTGGGCGGCGTGGGAGTTTCTGCGCTTCAAGCCATTCACGCTGATCGTCGGAGAAGGCCCGACCGAGCGCCGCATCGCCGCGGTGGAAGTGCGGATCTCAAACGGGCCGTACCACGGCGGCACCGAGGTCAATGACCAAGCCTCGGTCGATAACGGCGTCATCGTCGTTCAGGCGGTGACCGGCCATGTAAAGCGCCGGCTGGTCAAGAATTGGGCCGCATCGCTGCTACGGCTCGACGCGCGGCATGAGACGACCCAGGAAATCATCGGCACATCGCTGCGCATCCGCACCGAGCCGCCGTTGCCGATCTCGATCGATGG
- a CDS encoding SIMPL domain-containing protein, whose translation MYRNSLLLLFAVMPSPLLAQAMADGLARPNTILVSASGKVETAPDTATMTLSIRGEGKTPDAATAALAAKQKAIFAGLRGLDPKLEVRTGDIAFREVRGGNCANSPDSDGAISMAQMAEDLDNAATMASTDAAGGSFDANAKGPCRVVGHRATTETSIRLASVKDAGTAVGLAGRLGAANARVENFGLRDDSVAARRALDQAMANARSQAAALAAASGLKLGPVVSIMNGDVAGRARVMAMESYSMAMPAIAQAPIVVDITPTPVETSAQLVVTFALLP comes from the coding sequence ATGTATCGGAATAGTCTCTTACTGCTGTTTGCGGTGATGCCATCCCCGCTGCTGGCGCAAGCGATGGCCGACGGTCTGGCGCGGCCGAACACGATCCTCGTCTCAGCAAGCGGCAAGGTCGAAACCGCGCCCGATACGGCAACGATGACGCTGAGCATCCGCGGCGAGGGTAAGACGCCTGACGCCGCGACCGCTGCACTCGCCGCCAAGCAAAAGGCGATCTTCGCGGGCCTACGCGGACTGGACCCGAAGCTCGAGGTGCGCACCGGCGACATCGCCTTTCGCGAGGTACGGGGTGGAAATTGCGCAAATTCTCCCGATTCGGATGGCGCAATAAGTATGGCTCAAATGGCCGAAGACTTGGATAACGCCGCGACCATGGCGAGCACCGATGCGGCAGGCGGATCGTTCGATGCAAATGCGAAAGGACCGTGCCGCGTAGTCGGCCATCGTGCCACGACGGAGACGAGCATCCGACTGGCATCCGTCAAAGACGCGGGCACCGCAGTCGGTCTGGCAGGCAGACTGGGAGCGGCCAACGCGCGAGTCGAGAATTTCGGGTTGCGCGACGATAGCGTCGCCGCACGCCGCGCGCTCGATCAAGCCATGGCGAACGCCCGAAGCCAGGCAGCCGCGCTGGCGGCCGCGAGCGGGTTGAAGCTCGGCCCGGTCGTGTCGATCATGAATGGCGATGTCGCAGGACGTGCGCGGGTGATGGCGATGGAGAGCTATTCCATGGCCATGCCCGCCATTGCCCAAGCCCCGATCGTCGTCGACATCACCCCAACCCCGGTCGAGACAAGCGCTCAGCTTGTGGTGACGTTCGCGCTCTTGCCTTGA
- the hemB gene encoding porphobilinogen synthase, translating to MTAQYPALRLRRTRAAVWSRRLHAETVLTPADLIWPLFIADGTGVEEPIASLPGVSRWSVDGIVARAKEARDLGIPCIALFPNTPGHLRSAGGEEALNPDNLMCRAVRALKDAVPEIGVLTDVALDPYTAHGHDGLIDAAGYVMNDVTSEVLVAQALNQAAAGADIIAPSDMMDGRIGAIRDALEGAGHHNVQIMSYAAKYASAFYGPFRDAVGSRGLLKGDKKTYQMDSANAEEALREVALDLAEGADSVMVKPGLPYLDIVARVKSAFEVPVFAYQVSGEYAMIEAAVAAGAAERDPMVLETLMAFKRAGCSGMLTYHALHAARLLTA from the coding sequence ATGACCGCACAGTATCCCGCTCTCCGCCTTCGTCGTACCCGCGCTGCCGTTTGGAGCCGTCGGCTCCATGCCGAGACGGTGCTGACCCCCGCCGATCTGATCTGGCCGTTGTTCATTGCCGACGGCACCGGCGTGGAGGAGCCGATCGCAAGCTTGCCCGGCGTATCGCGCTGGTCGGTCGACGGGATCGTGGCGCGGGCGAAGGAAGCGCGTGATCTCGGCATTCCGTGCATCGCCTTGTTTCCGAATACGCCGGGCCATTTGCGCAGCGCGGGCGGGGAGGAGGCGCTCAACCCTGACAATCTGATGTGCCGCGCGGTGCGCGCGCTCAAGGATGCGGTGCCGGAGATCGGCGTGCTGACCGACGTCGCGCTCGATCCCTACACCGCGCATGGGCACGACGGGCTGATCGATGCGGCTGGTTATGTGATGAACGACGTCACCTCCGAAGTGCTCGTCGCGCAGGCGCTCAACCAGGCGGCGGCGGGGGCGGATATCATCGCACCGTCGGACATGATGGACGGCCGCATCGGCGCGATCCGTGATGCGCTGGAGGGGGCAGGCCACCACAATGTGCAAATCATGTCCTATGCTGCGAAGTACGCCAGCGCGTTCTACGGCCCGTTCCGCGATGCGGTCGGTAGCCGCGGGCTGCTGAAGGGCGACAAGAAAACGTACCAGATGGATTCGGCCAATGCCGAGGAAGCGCTACGCGAGGTTGCGCTCGATTTGGCGGAAGGCGCGGACAGCGTGATGGTCAAGCCGGGCCTGCCCTATCTCGATATCGTCGCGCGGGTGAAATCGGCGTTCGAAGTGCCGGTGTTCGCGTATCAGGTCAGCGGCGAATATGCGATGATCGAAGCCGCTGTCGCGGCGGGTGCTGCCGAGCGCGACCCGATGGTGCTGGAGACGCTGATGGCGTTCAAGCGTGCGGGCTGTTCGGGCATGCTGACCTATCATGCGCTGCACGCGGCGCGGCTGCTGACTGCGTGA
- a CDS encoding GNAT family N-acetyltransferase translates to MIETERLILRPWREDDKPTFNAIINTPAMMLHFGGVRPRADIDALIDKLIANQAKDGHTMWAVEHKADRALAGVCGVRISGYPGTGVSDELEIGWRIAERYWGTGVAREAAEASIAWGWANTDRPRISAWTNAANNRSWGLMLRLGMVRREDLDFDHPLYTVGDPLGRMVVYTIDRPAGA, encoded by the coding sequence GTGATCGAGACGGAACGGCTGATCCTCCGCCCGTGGCGCGAGGACGACAAGCCGACCTTCAACGCGATCATCAACACGCCTGCGATGATGTTGCATTTCGGTGGAGTGCGCCCGCGCGCCGATATCGATGCGCTGATCGACAAGCTCATCGCCAATCAGGCCAAGGACGGCCACACGATGTGGGCGGTGGAGCATAAGGCCGATCGCGCGCTGGCGGGGGTCTGCGGCGTGCGGATCAGCGGTTATCCCGGCACGGGCGTCTCGGACGAACTCGAGATCGGGTGGCGCATCGCCGAGCGCTATTGGGGAACGGGCGTCGCGCGTGAAGCCGCGGAGGCGAGCATCGCCTGGGGTTGGGCCAATACCGACCGTCCGCGCATTTCGGCCTGGACCAACGCCGCCAACAACCGGTCGTGGGGGCTGATGCTGCGGCTCGGCATGGTGCGGCGCGAGGATTTAGACTTCGACCATCCACTCTACACGGTCGGCGATCCGTTGGGGCGGATGGTGGTCTATACGATCGATCGTCCGGCAGGCGCATGA
- a CDS encoding GNAT family N-acetyltransferase — MIGTERLILRGWREDDISPFYAMCQDAEVMRYIGPAMTLEEARAGYSRIVARQAEHGHCFWAIERVSDGAFLGFCGLQRGDDFLEGEIEIGWRLRRDVWGQGYAREAAVASLAWGWANLSVPRITAITVPANRASWGLMERLGMTRDPDEDFDHPNVPDSSPLKRHILYRIDRSA, encoded by the coding sequence ATGATTGGAACCGAGCGCCTGATCCTGCGCGGCTGGCGCGAGGACGATATTTCGCCGTTTTATGCGATGTGCCAGGATGCCGAGGTGATGCGCTATATTGGGCCGGCGATGACGCTGGAGGAAGCGCGCGCGGGCTACAGCCGGATCGTCGCGCGGCAGGCCGAGCATGGGCATTGCTTTTGGGCGATCGAACGCGTGAGCGACGGGGCATTCCTCGGCTTTTGCGGATTGCAGCGTGGCGATGATTTTCTGGAAGGCGAAATCGAGATCGGCTGGCGGTTGCGCCGCGACGTGTGGGGGCAGGGCTATGCCCGTGAAGCTGCCGTAGCGAGTCTCGCCTGGGGCTGGGCCAATCTGAGCGTGCCGCGGATCACCGCAATCACCGTGCCGGCCAACCGCGCGAGTTGGGGGCTGATGGAGCGGCTCGGCATGACGCGCGACCCCGATGAGGATTTCGATCACCCCAACGTCCCCGACAGCAGCCCGCTCAAGCGCCACATCCTCTATCGTATTGATCGGTCCGCCTGA
- a CDS encoding fused MFS/spermidine synthase — protein sequence MPARLARPLFVLTILAGSFLLFLVQPMVARMALPRLGGASAVWNSAMLVYQALLLGGYAYAHWLGRLSPRTQGVTHLGVLLVAALWLPIGLKAMELSPTAQPAIWVPYLLGISIGPLFFAISAQAPLLQRWFSLSRSDENPYALYAASNFGSFAGLIAYPLFVEPGMALYGQRILWSSGYILVALLVALCAATLPRGSVVTAEPVAKSPPPTRGRIAHWVLLAFVPSGLMLATSTLITTDIVAMPLLWVLPLGLYLLSFTIAFATDRMTADIQTRVAPIGILLCGGFLVGGLSAIPLLGAIMALALLFLVSVALHTGLYRLRPEPDRLTGFYLAMSVGGALGGVFAALVAPLLFDWTYEYPILIMMAALLMPQHYLIGPIRRLWEGSAQRGRILLYCVAIAVLGLIAAVLAFPGPVDGVGQMQQIALIAMLGIGLVAVGSRWAFAIAVLGSLIAFGGYRAVYISLEPGARTRSYFGIYTVRGNAMQQQLAHGTTVHGTQLRGSPDKERTPTAYYVPGSGVGQAMLALPTLYGSYARVGVVGLGAGTLACYARAGQDWRFYEIDPTVVRIARDTGQFSFLSRCLPNPRIVLGDARLNLAVEQAGSLDLLALDAFSSDSVPMHLMTREAFASYGRVLAPRGVLLVHISNRFLDLEPVVAAAAREGGWQAVKLFYTPGPNDTPAATKSLWIAMSRDRETIRVLQTYDASWQAVKVRRGFTPWTDDYSTILPLLKVGR from the coding sequence ATGCCCGCACGGCTCGCACGCCCGTTGTTCGTACTGACGATTCTGGCCGGATCGTTCTTGCTGTTCCTCGTCCAGCCGATGGTCGCGCGGATGGCGTTGCCGCGGCTGGGCGGCGCGTCGGCGGTGTGGAATTCGGCGATGCTGGTCTATCAGGCGTTGCTGCTCGGCGGGTACGCCTATGCGCATTGGCTCGGACGGCTGAGCCCGCGCACGCAGGGGGTAACGCATCTCGGCGTGCTGCTGGTCGCGGCCTTATGGTTGCCCATCGGGCTGAAGGCGATGGAGCTTTCGCCGACCGCGCAACCCGCGATCTGGGTGCCGTATCTGCTCGGCATCTCGATCGGGCCGCTTTTCTTCGCAATCTCGGCACAGGCCCCGTTGCTGCAACGCTGGTTCAGTCTCTCACGCTCCGATGAGAACCCCTATGCGCTCTATGCCGCCTCGAACTTCGGCAGTTTTGCCGGGCTGATCGCCTATCCGCTGTTCGTCGAGCCGGGGATGGCGCTCTACGGCCAACGCATCTTGTGGAGCAGCGGTTACATCCTGGTCGCGCTGCTGGTGGCCTTGTGCGCCGCGACGCTGCCGCGGGGTAGCGTGGTTACCGCCGAACCCGTCGCCAAGTCGCCGCCGCCGACGCGGGGTCGGATTGCGCATTGGGTGCTGCTCGCGTTCGTACCCTCGGGACTGATGCTGGCGACATCGACGCTGATCACCACCGACATCGTCGCAATGCCCTTGCTGTGGGTGCTGCCGCTCGGTCTGTATCTGCTCAGTTTTACGATCGCCTTTGCGACCGACCGCATGACCGCCGACATCCAGACCCGGGTGGCGCCGATCGGCATCCTGTTGTGCGGCGGGTTTCTGGTCGGTGGACTGTCGGCCATTCCGCTGCTGGGCGCGATCATGGCGCTGGCCTTGTTGTTTCTGGTCTCCGTCGCGCTGCATACCGGCCTGTATCGGCTCCGGCCCGAGCCGGACCGGCTGACTGGCTTCTATCTGGCGATGTCGGTTGGCGGTGCGCTCGGCGGCGTATTCGCCGCGCTGGTCGCGCCGTTGCTGTTCGACTGGACCTATGAATATCCGATCCTGATCATGATGGCGGCACTTCTAATGCCGCAGCATTATCTGATCGGCCCGATTCGGCGGCTGTGGGAAGGCAGCGCGCAGCGCGGGCGGATCCTGCTGTATTGCGTGGCGATTGCGGTGCTGGGCCTGATCGCGGCGGTGTTGGCTTTTCCGGGGCCAGTCGATGGCGTTGGCCAGATGCAGCAGATCGCCCTGATCGCGATGCTCGGCATCGGGCTGGTCGCGGTCGGATCGCGCTGGGCGTTTGCGATCGCGGTGCTCGGGTCGCTGATCGCGTTTGGCGGCTATCGTGCGGTGTATATCTCGCTCGAACCCGGCGCGCGCACGCGCAGCTACTTCGGCATCTACACCGTGCGCGGCAACGCGATGCAGCAGCAATTGGCGCACGGAACGACAGTACATGGCACGCAGCTACGCGGTTCCCCCGACAAGGAGCGGACCCCGACCGCTTATTACGTGCCGGGTTCGGGCGTCGGCCAAGCGATGCTGGCGCTTCCAACGCTATACGGTTCCTATGCGCGCGTCGGCGTGGTCGGGCTGGGGGCGGGGACGCTGGCTTGCTACGCGCGCGCCGGTCAGGACTGGCGTTTCTATGAGATCGACCCGACCGTCGTGCGGATTGCGCGTGATACGGGGCAGTTCAGCTTCCTGTCGCGATGCCTGCCCAATCCCCGCATCGTGCTTGGCGATGCGCGGCTGAATTTGGCGGTGGAACAAGCCGGGTCGCTCGATCTGCTCGCGCTCGACGCGTTTTCGTCCGATTCGGTGCCGATGCATTTGATGACGCGCGAAGCATTCGCCAGTTACGGCCGCGTTCTGGCACCGCGCGGCGTACTGCTCGTCCACATCTCGAATCGCTTCCTCGACCTGGAGCCGGTGGTGGCGGCGGCCGCGCGCGAGGGCGGGTGGCAGGCGGTGAAGCTGTTTTACACGCCGGGCCCGAACGATACGCCGGCTGCGACCAAATCGTTGTGGATCGCCATGTCGCGCGATCGCGAAACCATTCGGGTGCTGCAGACCTATGATGCGTCGTGGCAGGCGGTGAAGGTGCGTCGCGGGTTTACACCGTGGACCGACGATTATTCGACGATCCTGCCGCTGCTAAAAGTCGGCCGCTAA
- a CDS encoding 3'(2'),5'-bisphosphate nucleotidase CysQ — translation MTQAPHQSDADLARSVALAAGAVLRGLCVGGACPDAELGDRGDKDANTLIQSLIRAARPDDFILSEEAADDGARCAASRVWVVDPLDGTREFRERRDDWAVHIGLAIDGVPVTGAVALPAEDLVFATDDLPEVLPPAPLRPRMVVSRSRAHPIVMRVAEAIGADLVPMGSAGAKAMAVVRGDAEIYLHAGGQYEWDNCAPVAVALAAGLHASRIDGSTLVYNCRDPLLPDVLICRPEYAEQVLAAVATATEG, via the coding sequence ATGACCCAAGCCCCCCATCAAAGCGATGCCGACCTCGCGCGTTCAGTCGCGCTCGCTGCGGGTGCGGTGCTGCGTGGCTTGTGCGTCGGCGGGGCCTGTCCCGACGCCGAGCTTGGCGATCGCGGCGACAAGGATGCCAATACGCTGATCCAAAGCTTGATTCGCGCCGCGCGGCCCGATGATTTCATCCTCTCCGAGGAAGCCGCCGACGACGGCGCGCGTTGCGCCGCCAGTCGCGTCTGGGTGGTCGATCCGCTCGACGGGACGCGCGAATTCCGCGAGCGCCGCGACGATTGGGCGGTGCATATCGGTCTGGCAATCGACGGCGTGCCCGTGACCGGCGCCGTCGCCCTCCCCGCCGAGGATTTGGTGTTCGCAACTGACGATCTTCCCGAGGTACTGCCCCCCGCCCCGCTGCGCCCGCGCATGGTCGTCAGCCGCTCGCGCGCGCATCCGATCGTGATGCGAGTCGCGGAGGCGATCGGCGCGGACCTCGTGCCGATGGGGTCGGCCGGAGCCAAGGCTATGGCGGTGGTGCGCGGTGATGCCGAAATCTATCTTCACGCTGGCGGACAATATGAATGGGACAATTGCGCCCCCGTCGCCGTCGCGCTGGCCGCCGGGCTCCATGCCTCGCGCATCGACGGCAGCACGCTGGTCTACAATTGTCGCGATCCTTTGCTGCCCGACGTGCTGATCTGCCGCCCGGAGTATGCCGAACAAGTGCTGGCGGCGGTGGCCACGGCCACTGAGGGCTGA
- the cysN gene encoding sulfate adenylyltransferase subunit CysN has translation MTAYTPDALIASDITAYLAQHQHKSLLRFITCGSVDDGKSTLIGRLLYDSRAIFADQLATLEDDSKRVGTQGQNIDFALLVDGLAAEREQGITIDVAYRFFATEKRKFIVADTPGHEQYTRNMVTGASTADAAVILIDARKGVLTQTRRHSFLVKLLQLRHVVLAVNKMDLVGYDQNVFNAIVADYRAFAEAIGIKDFTAIPISGFAGDNVATHSAAMPWYSGPTLIEHLEAVDVEADAAQARPFRLPVQWVNRPDLDFRGFSGLIASGSVKPGDPVRILPSGRTTAVTRIVTMDGDLDEAVAGQSVTLTLADEVDCSRGDVIATADDPPQVAEQFQATLVWMTETPLLPGRSYWLKLGTQTVSATVQEPRHAIDVNTLAELSVKTLGLNDIGVAEIYTDRALVFEPFTDGADLGGFILIDRGTNATVAAGMLNFALRRAQNVHWQAIDITREAHAAQKGQTPRLLWFTGLSGSGKSTIANLVEKKLYALGRHTFLLDGDNVRHGLNKDLGFTDADRVENIRRIGELAKLMTDAGLIVLSAFISPFRAERDMVRAMLPEDFVEIFIDTPLAEAEARDVKGLYAKARRGEIANFTGVSSPYEAPERPDIRIDTTRESPEAAAERIVEHIMGVWSPNL, from the coding sequence ATGACCGCTTATACCCCCGACGCGCTGATCGCGTCCGACATCACTGCATACCTTGCCCAGCACCAACACAAATCGCTGCTGCGTTTCATCACCTGTGGGTCGGTCGATGACGGCAAATCCACGCTGATTGGACGGCTGCTCTACGACAGCCGCGCGATCTTCGCCGATCAACTCGCTACGCTCGAGGACGACAGCAAGCGCGTCGGCACGCAGGGGCAGAATATCGACTTCGCGCTGCTGGTCGATGGCCTCGCCGCCGAGCGCGAACAGGGCATCACGATCGACGTCGCTTATCGCTTCTTCGCGACCGAGAAGCGCAAGTTCATCGTCGCCGACACGCCGGGGCACGAACAATATACCCGTAACATGGTCACCGGCGCCTCGACCGCCGACGCCGCCGTCATCCTGATCGACGCGCGCAAGGGCGTGCTGACACAAACGCGTCGGCACAGCTTTCTCGTGAAGCTGCTGCAGCTGCGGCACGTCGTGCTCGCGGTCAACAAGATGGACCTTGTCGGGTACGATCAGAACGTGTTCAACGCGATCGTCGCCGATTACCGCGCGTTCGCCGAGGCGATCGGGATCAAGGATTTCACCGCGATCCCGATCTCCGGTTTCGCCGGGGACAATGTCGCGACACACTCTGCCGCAATGCCGTGGTACAGTGGCCCGACGCTGATCGAGCATCTCGAAGCGGTCGATGTCGAGGCGGATGCGGCGCAGGCCCGCCCGTTCCGGCTGCCGGTCCAATGGGTCAACCGCCCCGATCTCGATTTCCGGGGTTTCTCCGGCCTGATCGCCAGCGGCAGCGTGAAGCCGGGCGATCCCGTCCGCATCCTGCCCTCTGGCCGCACCACTGCGGTCACAAGGATTGTCACGATGGACGGCGACCTCGATGAAGCCGTGGCAGGGCAATCGGTCACGTTGACGCTGGCGGACGAGGTCGATTGTTCGCGCGGAGACGTGATCGCTACCGCCGACGATCCACCGCAGGTCGCTGAACAATTCCAGGCGACGCTGGTGTGGATGACGGAAACCCCGCTGCTCCCGGGTCGCTCTTATTGGCTCAAACTCGGCACGCAGACCGTCTCCGCAACGGTGCAGGAACCGCGCCACGCGATCGACGTCAACACGCTCGCGGAGCTTTCGGTCAAGACGCTCGGCCTAAACGACATCGGCGTCGCGGAGATCTACACCGATCGCGCACTGGTGTTCGAGCCGTTCACCGACGGCGCAGATCTCGGCGGCTTCATCCTGATCGACCGCGGCACCAACGCAACGGTCGCGGCGGGTATGCTCAACTTCGCGCTGCGCCGCGCGCAGAACGTCCATTGGCAAGCGATCGACATCACGCGCGAGGCACACGCCGCGCAAAAGGGCCAGACGCCGCGCTTGCTGTGGTTCACCGGCCTGTCGGGCTCGGGAAAATCGACGATTGCTAACTTGGTCGAGAAAAAGCTCTACGCACTCGGCCGCCACACCTTCCTGCTCGATGGCGACAATGTACGGCACGGCCTCAACAAGGATCTCGGCTTCACCGATGCCGACCGGGTCGAGAATATCCGCCGGATCGGGGAACTCGCCAAGCTGATGACCGATGCCGGGCTGATCGTGCTCAGCGCCTTCATCTCGCCGTTCCGTGCGGAGCGCGACATGGTACGCGCGATGCTGCCGGAGGATTTCGTCGAGATCTTCATCGACACGCCGCTGGCCGAGGCCGAGGCGCGCGACGTCAAGGGCCTGTACGCCAAGGCACGGCGCGGCGAGATCGCCAATTTCACTGGCGTCTCCAGCCCGTACGAAGCCCCGGAGCGGCCCGACATCCGCATCGACACCACCCGCGAAAGCCCAGAGGCAGCCGCGGAGCGGATTGTCGAGCATATCATGGGCGTCTGGAGTCCCAACCTATGA
- the cysD gene encoding sulfate adenylyltransferase subunit CysD, translating to MTVALTHLQRLEAESIHILREVVAEAERPVMLYSVGKDSAVMLHLAKKAFFPGTPPFPLLHVDTTWKFRAMYSLREKAAVDAGMELIVHQNPEAKRLGINPFDHGSRHTDMWKTEGLKQALTAGGFDVAFGGARRDEEKSRAKERIFSFRSASHRWDPKAQRPELWHLYNARKERGESIRVFPLSNWTELDIWQYILAESIEIVPLYLAAPRPTVERDGLLLMVDDDRFPLAPGEVPIERSIRFRTLGCYPLSGAVESEATTLAAVIQEMLLTTTSERQGRAIDHDQAASMEKKKAEGYF from the coding sequence ATGACCGTCGCCCTTACCCATCTCCAGCGCCTCGAAGCCGAAAGCATCCACATCCTGCGCGAAGTCGTCGCGGAGGCGGAGCGCCCGGTGATGCTTTATTCGGTCGGCAAGGATTCGGCGGTGATGCTGCATCTGGCGAAAAAGGCGTTCTTCCCCGGCACGCCGCCCTTCCCGCTGCTCCATGTCGATACGACCTGGAAATTCCGCGCGATGTACTCGCTGCGAGAAAAGGCGGCGGTCGATGCGGGCATGGAACTGATCGTGCATCAGAATCCCGAAGCCAAGCGGCTCGGCATCAACCCGTTCGACCACGGCAGCCGCCACACCGACATGTGGAAGACCGAGGGTCTGAAGCAAGCGCTGACTGCGGGCGGGTTCGACGTCGCCTTTGGCGGTGCGCGGCGCGACGAGGAGAAATCGCGCGCCAAGGAGCGCATCTTCAGCTTCCGCTCGGCCAGCCACCGCTGGGACCCGAAGGCGCAGCGCCCCGAGTTGTGGCACCTCTACAATGCCCGCAAGGAACGCGGCGAAAGCATCCGCGTCTTTCCGCTGTCGAACTGGACCGAGCTCGATATCTGGCAATACATCCTGGCGGAGAGCATCGAAATCGTCCCGCTCTATCTCGCCGCCCCGCGCCCGACCGTCGAACGCGACGGGCTGCTGCTGATGGTCGATGACGATCGCTTCCCACTCGCCCCCGGCGAAGTCCCGATCGAACGCTCGATCCGCTTCCGCACGCTCGGTTGTTATCCGCTGAGTGGTGCGGTGGAGAGCGAAGCAACGACGCTGGCCGCCGTCATTCAGGAAATGCTGCTCACCACCACCTCCGAACGCCAAGGCCGCGCGATCGACCACGATCAGGCGGCGAGCATGGAAAAGAAGAAAGCGGAGGGGTATTTCTGA
- a CDS encoding arginine N-succinyltransferase — protein MTFVIRAAHDGDLQPLYEMAKLTGGGFTNLPPDRAALTAKLERSAAAFARTEETKADDLFVLVLENTATGEVRGTCQIFTHVGQSYPFYSYRLGTLTQHSKELGRTFRADMLGLTTDLEGCSEVGGLFLHPGERAGGLGMLLARARYLFIAGHRARFADRVLAELRGIIDEAGGSPFWDGLAGRFFGMNFQDADQFNAVRGHQFIADLFPKHPIYIAMLPESARAVIGLPHPSGRAAMRMLENEGFAYENYVDIFDGGPTMLAKTNHVRTIRDAKSARVVAIDADGGDAALVARGRLADFRCAYGTVRASADGVVLGSAAATVLGVTEDDFISHVPRA, from the coding sequence GTGACCTTCGTTATCCGCGCCGCGCACGACGGCGATCTGCAACCACTGTACGAAATGGCAAAGCTGACCGGTGGCGGCTTCACCAATTTGCCGCCCGATCGCGCCGCACTGACGGCGAAGCTGGAGCGCAGCGCCGCCGCCTTTGCCCGCACCGAGGAAACCAAGGCCGACGATCTGTTCGTCCTCGTCCTGGAAAACACCGCCACGGGCGAGGTCCGCGGCACCTGCCAAATCTTCACCCATGTCGGGCAAAGCTACCCCTTCTACAGCTACCGCCTCGGCACGCTGACGCAGCATAGCAAGGAGCTCGGCCGCACCTTCCGTGCGGACATGCTCGGCCTGACGACCGATCTTGAGGGGTGCAGCGAAGTCGGCGGCCTGTTCCTGCATCCGGGCGAACGCGCCGGGGGCCTCGGGATGCTGCTTGCTCGCGCGCGGTATTTGTTCATCGCGGGGCACCGCGCGCGATTCGCCGACCGCGTGCTGGCCGAGCTGCGCGGGATCATCGACGAGGCCGGCGGCTCGCCTTTCTGGGACGGCCTTGCCGGGCGCTTCTTCGGCATGAATTTCCAGGATGCCGATCAATTCAATGCGGTGCGCGGTCACCAATTCATCGCCGATCTGTTCCCGAAGCATCCGATCTACATCGCGATGCTGCCCGAATCGGCCCGCGCGGTGATCGGCTTGCCCCACCCTTCTGGCCGAGCGGCGATGCGGATGCTTGAAAACGAAGGATTCGCTTACGAAAACTATGTCGACATCTTCGATGGCGGCCCGACGATGCTCGCCAAGACCAACCATGTCCGCACGATCCGCGACGCCAAATCTGCGCGTGTCGTGGCAATCGATGCCGACGGCGGCGATGCGGCGCTGGTCGCGCGCGGGCGGCTCGCCGATTTCCGCTGCGCCTATGGCACGGTTCGGGCGAGCGCGGACGGTGTCGTATTGGGGAGCGCGGCCGCAACCGTGCTCGGGGTCACCGAAGACGATTTCATCAGCCACGTTCCCCGCGCGTAA